The following DNA comes from Candidatus Peregrinibacteria bacterium.
AAAACATGCGGATCAGTGTTTCCAAAAAAAAGAGTTCGAGTCGCTCCATGGCTCCAAAAAGCATATCGCATGGGTATTCCTCGACGTGCACTTATTTCGTGGATGAACACAGCAGTTGAAAATTTCAATCTCACGGAATACGATCTCGTTATTTCATCGAGTTCGGCATTTGCTCATGGTGTTCTCACTCTGGCAGGCACAAAGCATATTTGCTATTGTCACTCCCCTGCTCGATATTTGTGGGATCAGACTTTTTCCGTACAGGAACAACAAGCACATCGAGGAGCGCTTTCTGGAGCAAAATCTTTCCTTCTTCCTCGTATTTTTCACACCCTGCGCCAATGGGATGCGGTGGCGGCAGGTCGTCCAGATATTCTTCTCGCTAACTCCAAAACGGTTCAACAACGTATTTCTAAATATTGGAGAAAACCTTCTCAGGTTCTCTTCCCTCCTGTGCGCGTTCGTGAGTTTTCTGCACAAAAAGAACACGGAGAATATTTTCTTATTGTTTCTGCACTCTCTCCATTCAAAAATATTGATCTCGCGGTGCGAGTGTTTTCACGACTTCCAAAACACAAACTCGTCATTATTGGTGATGGAGTCGAGCGAAAACGCCTCGAAGCACTCTCTGGAGAAAACGTGGAATTTCTCGGAAGAAAATCGGATGGCGTGGTAAAAGAGTATCTTCAAAATTGTCGTGCGCTTCTTTTTCCCGGAGAAGATGATTTTGGAATTGTTCCAGTAGAAGCTATGGCATGCGGAAAACCTGTTATTGCACTTGCACGTGGCGGTGCCACGGAAACAGTGCTCGCAGAACAAACCGGTATTTTTTTTGATGAACCAGTAGAATATGCCCTAGAACATGCGCTTATTCGATTTTTTCAGCACGAACCACATTTTGACACGCATAGCATTCGAAAACATGCGCTTTTATTTTCGGAAGAGAGTTTTCGAGAGGGAATTTTAAAGAACATACACCATCCTTCCTAATCCTTTATCAAACAAAACTTATTGCCTTTCAAACAAAAAGATTCGATACTTTTCCATGATTTTTTATTCCTCAAAAATGACTGATGCTCTTGTCTATACTCTTGCCAAAAATCTCCGAGAATTCTTTCGAAAATCGGGAAAAATAAAAGCAGTTGTTGGTATTTCCGGCGGAGTCGATTCGGCAGTAACCGCCGCCATTGGTTCTTTAGCACTTGGAAAAGAGAATATTTTTGCGCTTCGAATGCCACACCACCATTTTTCTTCTTCAGAAAATCTAGAAGATGCTCGTAAGGTATGCGAAACATTGCAACTTGAGTGTCAGGAAATTGATATTGCACCATTTTGCGAACAATTTTTCGATCTCAATTTTGCCACCAAAGTGATGACACGAGGAAATATTATGGCGCGTGTACGTATGACTCTTCTCTATGCGGCGGCAAATGAACAAGATGCACTCGTTCTCGGAACGGGAAACAAGACAGAAATTCTCACGGGATTTTTTACAAAACACGGAGATGGAGCAGTGGATATAGAGGTAATTGGTGAATGCTGGAAAACAGAAGTCTTTCAGATGGCAAAAACACTCGACCTTCCAGAACAAGTATTTACAAAACCTCCTACAGCAGAGCTCTTTCATGGACATACAGACGAGGCAGAGCTTGGTATTTCCTATAGCGAACTCGATGCAATTCTCCAAAAAATGGAAGGAATCACCTCATTTACGCCACAATCTCCACAGGAAGAGCTCGTAATGAATATTACTAAAAGAACAGAACATAAGCGTGGAGGAACTCCCACTCTCTCCCGAAGAGTATAAGAGGATTACACCTCTACAATACTCTTTCTCCGTGCCAGCAAAAATGTAGCACCAAAGAAGAGAGAGAAGAGTCCCAACGCAAAGGTAACCATATTTGACATTCCGGTTTTAGGCGATAATGTTTCTGATGAAGCAAGAACTACAGGAATAGTGGTTTTCGCTACTTCAGAAGAGGAAGTTTCGTTCTGAATATTATCCCACTCCTGAAGAGGAGTATTTTTTTCTGCTTTTTTTGAAGATGAGGAATCTTTTGGCATTACGGCAGGACCAATAAAAAGATTTTCATCGGGACGAATATCAATAAGAAGCGTATCTTTTTGAAAATCAGCAGCAGAAATAGCATCGGATACCGCTTGAACGTTCACAAAAGCATTTTTTGAAGAATCTTGAAAATCTTCCTGAGCATCTTGAAACGAAAACATCCCCGATTTTTCTGAGAGCAACACACGAAAACGAACACTTGTTCGATTATCATATATGTCTCTGTCGGGGGTAGGAGAAGTAAGACTCACATAGCTCGTCGCAAACCCTGGTCGTGCACCCACAGAAACACGAGCAGCATATTGAATATTCTTGTCTATTCCTGGTTCAACATCTCCAAGTTGACACGTTATTTTTTTCCCCGTATCAGTACAATTTTTTGGAATACGAAATTCATAAAAATCAGTTGTGCCTCCATAATAGTCTTCGAGAAGAACATTTTTGGCGGTTTCTGAGCCATTGTTTCGATACGTCACCAAATACTCCACATACTCTCCTTGGTGAATACCTTCTTCGGCAAGAGTGTTCGCTATTATTTTTTGAACATAGAGATCGGCATCAGCAAGAGCAACAGAAAATGGTGC
Coding sequences within:
- a CDS encoding glycosyltransferase, translating into MKVAIIHELLVKLGGAERVAKVLMEMFPEAPIFTLLYNEKTCGSVFPKKRVRVAPWLQKAYRMGIPRRALISWMNTAVENFNLTEYDLVISSSSAFAHGVLTLAGTKHICYCHSPARYLWDQTFSVQEQQAHRGALSGAKSFLLPRIFHTLRQWDAVAAGRPDILLANSKTVQQRISKYWRKPSQVLFPPVRVREFSAQKEHGEYFLIVSALSPFKNIDLAVRVFSRLPKHKLVIIGDGVERKRLEALSGENVEFLGRKSDGVVKEYLQNCRALLFPGEDDFGIVPVEAMACGKPVIALARGGATETVLAEQTGIFFDEPVEYALEHALIRFFQHEPHFDTHSIRKHALLFSEESFREGILKNIHHPS
- a CDS encoding NAD+ synthase encodes the protein MIFYSSKMTDALVYTLAKNLREFFRKSGKIKAVVGISGGVDSAVTAAIGSLALGKENIFALRMPHHHFSSSENLEDARKVCETLQLECQEIDIAPFCEQFFDLNFATKVMTRGNIMARVRMTLLYAAANEQDALVLGTGNKTEILTGFFTKHGDGAVDIEVIGECWKTEVFQMAKTLDLPEQVFTKPPTAELFHGHTDEAELGISYSELDAILQKMEGITSFTPQSPQEELVMNITKRTEHKRGGTPTLSRRV
- a CDS encoding DUF11 domain-containing protein, with product MFSLHGYLLKIVFLFILFGAPFSVALADADLYVQKIIANTLAEEGIHQGEYVEYLVTYRNNGSETAKNVLLEDYYGGTTDFYEFRIPKNCTDTGKKITCQLGDVEPGIDKNIQYAARVSVGARPGFATSYVSLTSPTPDRDIYDNRTSVRFRVLLSEKSGMFSFQDAQEDFQDSSKNAFVNVQAVSDAISAADFQKDTLLIDIRPDENLFIGPAVMPKDSSSSKKAEKNTPLQEWDNIQNETSSSEVAKTTIPVVLASSETLSPKTGMSNMVTFALGLFSLFFGATFLLARRKSIVEV